In Natronogracilivirga saccharolytica, the following are encoded in one genomic region:
- the nuoF gene encoding NADH-quinone oxidoreductase subunit NuoF, giving the protein MSKDWKSYQPHLLPAIKDLHEMPVYEKHGGYKALSTILKDKNNWPPEEVVAEVKEANIRGRGGAGFNAGLKWSFMPEPDGGPRYLACNGDESEPGTFKDRKLFEFNPHLFIEGAIIAAYAMHVDVIYVYIRGEYRPYVKLLDEAIRQAYDKGYLGKNILGSDFSVEMYTHMGAGAYICGEESSLMESLEGKRGYPRVKPPFPAQKGLWGRPTTINNIETLANVPLVINNGASWFKQIGPDSHPGPVLYGISGHVNQPGVYEYPSGMEIMTLINEVAGGVRNGKKLKALIPGGSSTPPVRADVLDGITMDADSLREIGTMMGTAGMVILDEDTDMVDVIWRISHFYHHESCGQCTPCREGTGWLEKTLLKIKNGNGEMRDLDLLLAICNRMEGRTICALADAAAWPVRYSIDRFRDEFESRCKKTVYAVA; this is encoded by the coding sequence ATGTCCAAAGACTGGAAATCATATCAACCTCACCTGCTTCCTGCCATCAAGGACCTGCATGAAATGCCTGTTTATGAAAAACACGGCGGGTACAAAGCACTTTCAACAATTCTGAAAGACAAGAATAACTGGCCACCCGAAGAAGTTGTGGCTGAGGTGAAAGAAGCCAATATTCGCGGGCGCGGCGGTGCCGGCTTTAATGCCGGGCTCAAATGGTCATTCATGCCGGAGCCTGACGGCGGCCCCAGATATCTCGCCTGTAATGGAGATGAGTCGGAGCCGGGAACTTTTAAAGACCGTAAACTTTTCGAATTCAATCCGCATCTGTTTATTGAAGGCGCAATAATCGCTGCCTATGCAATGCATGTGGATGTTATTTACGTTTACATCCGCGGAGAGTACCGGCCGTATGTAAAATTGCTGGACGAAGCCATCCGGCAGGCTTATGACAAAGGCTACCTTGGCAAGAATATTCTGGGATCTGATTTCTCGGTTGAAATGTACACCCACATGGGCGCCGGGGCCTATATTTGCGGCGAAGAATCATCCCTTATGGAATCCCTTGAAGGGAAGCGCGGATACCCCAGGGTCAAACCGCCATTTCCCGCACAAAAAGGTCTCTGGGGACGTCCGACAACCATCAACAATATCGAAACCCTGGCCAACGTCCCGCTGGTGATAAATAACGGGGCATCATGGTTTAAACAGATCGGCCCTGATTCACACCCGGGTCCGGTGCTGTATGGCATTTCCGGACATGTCAACCAGCCCGGAGTTTACGAATACCCCTCCGGCATGGAAATAATGACCCTGATAAATGAGGTGGCCGGAGGTGTCCGTAACGGTAAAAAACTAAAAGCCCTCATACCCGGCGGCTCCTCCACCCCGCCTGTGAGAGCCGACGTTCTCGACGGCATAACCATGGATGCCGACTCACTGCGCGAAATCGGAACCATGATGGGAACTGCCGGAATGGTAATTCTGGACGAAGATACCGATATGGTCGATGTAATCTGGAGAATTTCCCATTTTTATCACCATGAATCCTGCGGACAGTGCACCCCCTGCCGGGAAGGTACAGGTTGGCTGGAAAAGACTCTTTTGAAAATCAAAAACGGCAATGGCGAGATGAGGGATCTCGATCTGCTGCTTGCCATCTGCAACCGGATGGAAGGCCGTACGATATGCGCTCTTGCCGATGCTGCTGCCTGGCCGGTTCGCTACTCCATTGACCGGTTTCGCGATGAATTTGAAAGCAGGTGTAAAAAAACGGTTTATGCCGTAGCCTGA
- a CDS encoding molybdopterin-dependent oxidoreductase: MPEIFIDNKRYEYEEPGKVLQFMLDHGLDLPFFCYHPSLSIPANCRQCVVKAGMPVFDRDKGAYEIDEDGNRKIRYFPKLMTACSLDLADGMVIHTHHTDDLVKQAQADNLEFILINHPLDCPICDQAGECPLQILTYKYGPEGSRFEHKKVHKPKAIQLGPRVILDAERCINCTRCTRFTEEISKTNQLSIISRGDKNYPMTAEGEEFDDPYSLNTVDICPVGALTSADFRFKARVWEMNQTPSIDVSNGKGCNTYIWTRDNLVMRITPRFNEAVNDHWMPDAGRLSYREYNENRISKPHIRLNAGNQVKSSWNNAELTFREELEKRSADKIQVIGSPHASVEDNYVLKSSFEKLGVQNFSFVPHVIPGAGDDLLLTDDQAPNTNGVRALGYAATESGKLKKLIDSKKPSMIVILNDDLMGRTDAPPELFEDTFVVYLGTNHNETSKHADLVIPVTSAAEHAASYVNVDGRIQRTFPAKETLYTNRRLNLEMSMGRLDHYGTKFDNWVSDANRIDCIPAWEFFVRISPDSDRPDWQSSRDILDQISGEVPLFRDVSYERMDDENGIQLKLEQDSEVNTV, encoded by the coding sequence ATGCCAGAAATTTTTATTGACAACAAGCGATATGAATACGAGGAGCCCGGCAAGGTGCTCCAGTTTATGCTGGATCACGGGCTTGATCTGCCCTTTTTCTGCTATCATCCATCCCTTTCAATTCCGGCTAACTGCAGACAATGTGTAGTGAAGGCGGGAATGCCCGTTTTTGACCGGGATAAAGGCGCTTATGAAATTGATGAAGATGGAAACCGCAAAATCCGGTACTTCCCGAAGCTGATGACGGCCTGCAGTCTGGACCTTGCCGACGGAATGGTCATCCACACGCATCATACGGATGATCTGGTGAAACAGGCCCAGGCTGACAACCTTGAGTTCATTCTCATTAATCATCCGCTTGACTGCCCTATTTGTGATCAGGCCGGCGAGTGCCCCCTGCAGATTCTTACTTACAAGTACGGGCCCGAAGGCAGCCGGTTCGAGCATAAAAAGGTCCACAAACCCAAGGCTATTCAGCTCGGACCCCGTGTCATCCTGGATGCTGAACGCTGCATCAACTGTACCCGCTGCACACGTTTTACTGAAGAAATCAGCAAAACAAACCAGCTTTCCATCATCTCAAGAGGTGATAAGAACTATCCGATGACCGCGGAAGGAGAAGAGTTTGACGATCCGTATTCCCTGAACACTGTGGATATTTGTCCTGTCGGAGCTCTTACATCAGCAGACTTTCGTTTCAAGGCACGGGTGTGGGAGATGAATCAGACGCCAAGTATTGATGTCAGTAATGGCAAGGGGTGCAACACTTATATCTGGACCCGTGACAACCTTGTAATGCGGATAACCCCCCGGTTCAATGAAGCCGTCAACGACCACTGGATGCCAGACGCAGGCCGTCTCTCCTACCGGGAGTATAATGAAAACCGAATCTCCAAACCGCATATCAGGCTGAATGCCGGAAATCAGGTCAAATCCTCATGGAACAATGCCGAACTGACATTCCGTGAAGAACTTGAAAAAAGATCTGCCGACAAAATACAAGTCATCGGAAGCCCCCATGCATCCGTTGAGGATAATTACGTCCTTAAATCCAGCTTTGAAAAACTCGGTGTACAGAACTTCTCTTTTGTTCCGCATGTAATTCCCGGTGCCGGGGACGACCTTTTGCTTACAGATGATCAGGCGCCCAACACCAACGGAGTTCGCGCACTCGGATATGCCGCGACCGAAAGCGGGAAGCTTAAAAAGCTGATTGATAGCAAAAAACCATCCATGATTGTCATACTGAATGATGACCTGATGGGAAGGACTGATGCCCCTCCTGAGCTTTTTGAAGACACCTTTGTCGTCTATCTCGGCACAAATCACAACGAAACCAGCAAACACGCTGATCTGGTGATACCGGTGACATCGGCAGCCGAACACGCCGCCTCTTACGTTAATGTTGATGGCCGGATCCAGAGAACATTTCCCGCAAAAGAAACGCTGTACACCAACCGGCGGCTCAATCTGGAGATGTCCATGGGCAGACTGGATCACTACGGAACAAAATTTGATAACTGGGTATCAGATGCAAACCGGATTGATTGCATCCCTGCCTGGGAATTTTTCGTCCGGATCTCCCCGGACAGCGACCGTCCCGACTGGCAGTCCTCCCGGGATATACTGGACCAGATTTCCGGCGAAGTTCCGCTTTTCCGGGATGTCAGTTATGAGAGGATGGATGATGAGAACGGTATTCAATTGAAACTGGAACAAGATTCCGAAGTAAATACAGTATAA
- the nuoH gene encoding NADH-quinone oxidoreductase subunit NuoH: MDPILFSTIVMLAVVLLFLLPSAAVTVYAERRISAFIQNRHGPNRVGPFGIFQPFADVIKLFLKEDIVPSKANWFLYTLAPMIPVATALITVAVIPFGEYIFVADLNIGVLFLLAVASLAVYGVTLAGWASNSKYSLLGGLRAAAQMISYELPMGVALASVILFAGSLSIVEIVNSQEVWWNIFRNPLGFVIFTVAVFAEANRTPFDLVEAEQELVGGFHTEYSSMKFGTFFLAEYMHVVIGSMLITTFFFGGYHLPFAGLWMPEMGPVLKSVIDVHVFLLKTAFWVFVFIWVRWTIPRFKFNQLMQLGWTKMLPLAIINFVVLAIILYYLP; encoded by the coding sequence ATGGACCCGATACTATTTTCGACAATTGTCATGCTTGCGGTAGTCCTGCTTTTTTTGCTGCCGTCTGCTGCTGTAACCGTGTATGCTGAACGGCGAATATCAGCCTTCATTCAAAACCGTCATGGCCCCAACCGGGTGGGTCCGTTTGGGATTTTTCAGCCATTTGCCGATGTAATCAAGCTCTTTCTGAAGGAAGACATTGTACCTTCCAAAGCCAACTGGTTTCTGTACACCCTGGCTCCGATGATTCCCGTTGCCACCGCGCTTATCACGGTTGCCGTAATTCCTTTTGGTGAATACATTTTTGTTGCCGATCTCAACATTGGCGTTCTCTTTCTTCTTGCCGTAGCATCCCTTGCCGTTTATGGCGTCACTCTGGCCGGATGGGCATCCAACAGCAAATATTCCCTGCTCGGCGGATTGCGGGCAGCTGCCCAGATGATAAGCTATGAACTCCCCATGGGCGTGGCACTGGCTTCGGTTATTCTTTTTGCCGGCTCGCTGAGCATTGTTGAAATTGTCAACTCACAGGAAGTCTGGTGGAACATCTTCCGCAATCCGCTTGGATTTGTCATCTTTACGGTTGCCGTTTTTGCTGAAGCCAACCGCACCCCTTTCGACCTGGTCGAAGCGGAACAGGAACTGGTCGGAGGCTTTCACACCGAGTACAGCTCCATGAAGTTCGGAACGTTCTTTCTGGCTGAGTACATGCATGTCGTCATCGGCAGCATGCTGATTACCACGTTCTTCTTCGGCGGATATCACCTGCCGTTTGCCGGACTCTGGATGCCTGAAATGGGCCCCGTCCTGAAATCTGTGATTGACGTTCATGTCTTTCTGCTCAAAACTGCATTTTGGGTCTTTGTGTTCATCTGGGTTCGATGGACCATACCCCGGTTCAAGTTCAATCAACTGATGCAGCTGGGGTGGACCAAAATGCTGCCTCTGGCAATTATTAACTTCGTAGTACTTGCCATAATACTGTATTATCTGCCCTGA
- the mtaB gene encoding tRNA (N(6)-L-threonylcarbamoyladenosine(37)-C(2))-methylthiotransferase MtaB → MSETTSHITSNRRTVAFQTLGCKLNFAETSALKQQFRGGRFEIRSFDDYADVYVINTCSVTQNANRDCRKTVRKAQKINPDAFIAVTGCYAQLEPEVIAAIDGVDLVLGANEKFDILELAGDFQKPDQTVIHHTDVNEAVDFHHAFSSSDRTRAFLKVQDGCDYKCSFCTIPLARGKSRSPEIGDIVENARQLISNGYREIVLTGVNVGDFGKQSGESLLDLLEILDSLKGLSRMRISSIEPNLLTEEIVDFAAASNTLQPHFHIPLQSGSDRLLRLMKRRYDTDLYRNRLEYIHSRLPDACIGVDVITGHPGETDEIFEESLSFIQSLNAGYLHVFTYSERPNTTALSLGDTVPVPVRKTRTHMLRRISEQKKFDFDSKFLGRERTVLFEDHQQDGLIQGWTDNYIRACVPYDDSLINQLVRVRLGERHPAGTVTASIPEMV, encoded by the coding sequence ATGTCAGAAACAACATCCCATATCACATCCAACAGGCGAACCGTTGCCTTTCAGACACTCGGCTGCAAACTCAATTTTGCAGAAACTTCCGCACTGAAGCAGCAGTTCAGGGGAGGCCGTTTTGAAATCCGGTCATTCGACGACTATGCCGATGTTTATGTGATCAATACTTGCTCGGTAACTCAAAATGCCAACAGAGACTGCCGCAAAACGGTCAGAAAAGCTCAAAAAATAAATCCGGATGCTTTCATTGCCGTTACCGGATGTTATGCGCAGCTGGAGCCGGAAGTAATTGCGGCCATTGACGGTGTTGATCTCGTCTTAGGTGCCAATGAGAAGTTTGACATTCTCGAACTGGCCGGAGATTTTCAAAAACCGGATCAGACTGTGATCCATCACACCGATGTGAATGAGGCTGTCGATTTCCACCATGCCTTCTCCTCAAGTGACCGGACGCGGGCGTTTCTGAAGGTTCAGGACGGATGTGATTACAAGTGCAGTTTTTGTACCATCCCTCTCGCAAGAGGCAAAAGCAGAAGTCCGGAAATCGGTGATATCGTTGAAAATGCCAGACAGCTCATTTCCAATGGGTACAGGGAAATCGTACTTACCGGTGTGAATGTCGGTGATTTCGGCAAACAGTCAGGCGAGTCGCTTCTGGATCTGCTCGAAATACTCGACAGCCTGAAGGGATTGAGCCGCATGAGAATATCATCGATCGAACCCAATCTGCTTACCGAAGAGATTGTTGACTTCGCAGCCGCTTCAAATACATTGCAGCCTCACTTCCATATCCCTCTTCAGAGTGGATCAGACCGCCTGCTTCGCCTTATGAAGCGCAGATACGATACAGATTTGTACCGGAACAGGCTGGAGTATATTCATTCCAGATTACCGGATGCCTGCATCGGAGTGGATGTCATTACGGGACACCCCGGTGAAACCGATGAGATATTTGAAGAATCACTGTCATTTATTCAGTCGCTTAATGCCGGATACCTCCACGTTTTCACTTATTCCGAACGCCCCAATACAACTGCCCTCAGCCTCGGCGACACCGTACCCGTTCCGGTTCGCAAGACCAGGACACACATGCTCCGAAGAATATCGGAGCAGAAAAAATTCGATTTTGACTCCAAATTTCTTGGCCGGGAACGTACCGTCCTGTTTGAGGACCATCAGCAAGATGGTCTCATTCAGGGCTGGACCGATAATTATATCCGTGCTTGTGTCCCGTACGATGACAGTCTGATCAATCAGCTTGTCAGGGTCCGGCTTGGTGAACGGCACCCTGCCGGTACCGTCACTGCATCCATTCCCGAAATGGTATAA
- a CDS encoding uracil-DNA glycosylase, producing the protein MSSHDLKEAIRQTKAFLEAEEKTYGAYRVPDISSQEQQTSSGQSSKHSVDAPSPSPESEKDKSSAKKSAVQAGNSEESSESGSGSASTTTLQEAATLDELRELCLHSDALRTDLGETSLVFGTGNPDADIMLIGEAPGYQEDKQGEPFVGKAGQLLNKILAAISFERDEVYIANILKHRPPNNRDPHPEERERSLPFLYRQIELVNPLIILCLGRIAAQTLLNTTAPMKSLRGRFHPFHNDIELLVTFHPAALLRNPAWKRDTWEDVKMLRKRYDNLTVDRS; encoded by the coding sequence ATGAGCAGTCACGATCTAAAAGAAGCCATCAGACAGACCAAAGCTTTTCTTGAGGCCGAAGAAAAAACCTATGGCGCATACCGGGTCCCGGATATTTCTTCACAGGAGCAGCAGACTTCATCCGGTCAGTCTTCAAAACATAGTGTTGATGCACCATCTCCATCACCGGAAAGTGAGAAGGATAAGTCTTCTGCAAAAAAATCCGCTGTTCAGGCCGGTAATTCCGAAGAATCTTCTGAATCGGGATCGGGATCGGCCTCGACCACCACCCTGCAAGAAGCAGCAACACTTGATGAACTGAGAGAGCTTTGCCTGCATTCAGATGCTCTGCGAACCGACCTTGGTGAAACCAGTCTCGTGTTCGGAACCGGTAATCCTGATGCCGATATTATGCTTATCGGAGAAGCTCCCGGCTATCAGGAGGACAAACAGGGGGAACCGTTTGTCGGAAAAGCCGGCCAGCTGCTCAACAAAATTCTTGCCGCAATTTCATTTGAGCGCGATGAAGTTTATATCGCCAATATTCTGAAGCACCGGCCTCCGAATAACCGTGATCCTCATCCGGAAGAACGGGAACGCAGCCTGCCTTTTCTGTACCGCCAAATTGAACTGGTCAACCCCCTGATTATCTTGTGTCTCGGAAGAATAGCCGCACAGACCCTCCTCAACACAACTGCTCCCATGAAATCACTGCGAGGGCGGTTTCATCCGTTTCACAATGATATCGAACTTCTGGTGACCTTTCATCCGGCGGCTCTGCTGCGAAATCCTGCCTGGAAACGCGATACCTGGGAGGATGTAAAAATGCTTCGGAAACGGTATGACAATTTGACTGTTGACCGTTCCTGA
- the dnaB gene encoding replicative DNA helicase, with the protein MKQSSKGKENKNDAFAVLENQGRIPPQAVEIEEAILGSMLIEEQAAATALEMLEVNDFYKPAHRHIFEVLSKLFERDNPLDLLTVENELRDLDLLETVGGSGFLSDLTRSVSSAANIEYHCQIVAEKALKRNLILSCSDIIQEAYDSTSDSFEVLDAAEQRIYDITNAKAQGGSKNLVDILKHTISYLEEIRGKKMGITGVPTGLDVDNLTAGWQRGDLIIVAARPSMGKTAFTLTVARNSALNPDQEKRAPVAVFSLEMSDQALVQRLLTMEARVDAQKARTGKLDDNEFKKLLEGAGRLHTAPIFIDDTPSISIMEMRSKCRRLKNEHGIGLIIVDYLQLMTGMQNDRQNREQEIAGISRGLKALAKELDVPVIALSQLSRAVEQRGGDKRPQLSDLRESGSIEQDADVVCFLYRPEYYKITTDEQGNSTEGVAELIVGKQRNGPVGTVSLHFVKNYARFENLAKSFNDSPYLESGSDESGHSGSLTEGNDSADSSAQRARKTGFTPPPDDEDSPF; encoded by the coding sequence ATGAAGCAATCATCCAAAGGAAAAGAAAATAAAAACGATGCATTTGCTGTTCTTGAGAATCAGGGACGGATTCCTCCGCAGGCTGTAGAGATTGAAGAGGCTATTCTGGGCAGTATGCTCATCGAAGAACAGGCTGCCGCTACGGCGCTTGAAATGCTTGAGGTTAATGACTTTTACAAGCCTGCGCACAGGCATATTTTCGAGGTTCTTTCCAAGCTTTTTGAACGTGACAACCCGCTTGATCTGCTGACGGTTGAAAATGAGCTGCGTGATCTAGACCTGCTGGAGACCGTCGGAGGCAGCGGATTTCTTTCTGACCTGACCCGGTCGGTAAGTTCGGCTGCCAACATTGAATACCACTGTCAGATCGTAGCCGAAAAAGCCCTGAAAAGAAATCTGATTCTGAGCTGCTCGGATATCATCCAGGAAGCCTATGATTCTACCAGTGATTCTTTTGAGGTTCTTGATGCCGCAGAACAGCGCATTTATGATATAACCAACGCAAAGGCCCAGGGTGGCAGCAAAAACCTGGTCGATATCCTCAAGCATACCATATCTTATCTGGAGGAGATCCGCGGTAAAAAGATGGGTATAACCGGGGTGCCGACCGGACTGGATGTTGACAATTTGACTGCCGGCTGGCAAAGGGGGGATCTGATTATTGTTGCTGCCAGGCCGTCAATGGGTAAAACGGCGTTTACACTGACCGTTGCCAGGAATTCTGCATTGAACCCGGACCAGGAAAAGCGGGCTCCGGTAGCCGTGTTCAGTCTTGAAATGTCTGATCAGGCGCTGGTTCAGCGTCTTTTGACTATGGAGGCCAGGGTTGATGCACAGAAGGCGCGGACTGGAAAACTGGACGACAACGAATTTAAAAAACTGCTCGAAGGCGCCGGCCGCCTTCACACGGCACCGATATTTATTGACGATACACCATCGATCAGCATCATGGAGATGCGCTCGAAATGCCGGCGGCTGAAAAATGAGCACGGTATTGGCCTGATCATTGTCGACTATCTGCAGTTGATGACGGGAATGCAGAATGACCGGCAGAACAGGGAGCAGGAAATTGCCGGCATCTCCCGCGGACTCAAGGCACTAGCCAAGGAACTGGATGTTCCGGTCATTGCCCTGTCCCAGCTGAGCCGCGCCGTTGAACAGAGGGGCGGTGACAAACGTCCGCAGCTTAGTGACTTGCGTGAATCAGGGTCAATTGAACAGGATGCCGATGTGGTTTGCTTCCTTTACCGGCCCGAATACTACAAGATCACAACTGATGAGCAGGGCAATTCAACTGAAGGAGTCGCCGAACTGATTGTCGGGAAGCAGCGAAATGGTCCTGTCGGCACGGTCAGCCTCCATTTCGTAAAAAATTATGCGCGGTTTGAAAACCTTGCAAAATCTTTCAACGACTCTCCCTACCTGGAATCAGGCTCTGATGAATCCGGCCATTCAGGATCGCTCACTGAAGGCAACGACAGTGCAGACAGCAGTGCCCAGCGGGCCAGGAAGACCGGCTTCACCCCTCCCCCTGATGATGAGGATAGTCCTTTTTGA
- a CDS encoding tRNA-queuosine alpha-mannosyltransferase domain-containing protein, with product MNILLVEPFLGGSHRAFINGLEQHSRHNIFSVTMRGSHWKWRMSGGAVTLADKTRDIPEKIDLVVASSMTNLPAFIALTNPRFAGVPTIIYMHENQLTQPVPPDEGRDMTYCYINYLSVLAADYVFFNSEFHKKDFLDALPGFLARFPDYQQSESIARIARKSYLLYPGLELKNLDPAVEERKKRKPNEKPVIVWNQRWSFDKDPEKFFRVIDKLDDAECEFDLILAGDHEHDQTSRFEEAWKRYGSRILHYGYVEDSRQYGNLLQKGDFVVSTAQHEFFCTAIMEAVYCGCHPVLPRNLTYPEIIPAALQEPLLHGPVFYDDETDLFRKMKKMLDGTNKKLPLSTLQAVNRHLDWSRFVSEYDELFEKIKKDYPHHQGEG from the coding sequence ATGAATATACTCTTAGTTGAACCATTTCTTGGAGGTTCGCACCGGGCTTTTATTAACGGGCTGGAACAGCATTCCCGTCATAACATATTCAGCGTAACCATGAGAGGAAGCCACTGGAAGTGGCGGATGAGCGGAGGTGCCGTAACTCTTGCTGACAAGACACGTGACATACCGGAAAAAATCGACCTGGTTGTGGCCAGCAGCATGACCAACCTGCCTGCATTCATTGCACTGACGAATCCCCGTTTTGCCGGAGTGCCCACTATCATATACATGCACGAGAATCAGCTGACTCAACCGGTGCCGCCCGACGAAGGGCGCGACATGACCTACTGCTACATCAATTATCTGAGCGTACTTGCCGCCGATTATGTTTTTTTTAATTCTGAATTCCATAAAAAAGACTTCCTGGATGCATTGCCCGGTTTCCTGGCCCGGTTTCCGGATTATCAGCAATCTGAATCCATTGCCCGTATCGCCCGGAAATCATATTTGCTGTATCCCGGTCTTGAGTTGAAAAATCTTGATCCGGCAGTGGAGGAGAGGAAAAAAAGAAAGCCGAATGAGAAACCGGTCATTGTCTGGAATCAGCGGTGGTCTTTCGATAAAGACCCGGAAAAGTTTTTCAGGGTGATAGATAAACTCGACGATGCCGAATGTGAATTTGATCTGATCCTGGCCGGTGATCATGAACACGATCAGACCAGTCGCTTTGAAGAAGCCTGGAAACGATATGGCAGCCGTATTCTTCACTACGGCTATGTAGAGGACAGCCGCCAGTATGGTAATTTGCTGCAGAAAGGAGATTTTGTGGTATCAACCGCGCAGCATGAATTTTTTTGCACGGCAATCATGGAAGCGGTCTATTGCGGATGTCATCCTGTTCTTCCGAGAAACCTTACCTATCCGGAAATAATCCCTGCTGCTCTGCAGGAACCTTTGCTCCATGGCCCTGTTTTTTATGATGACGAGACGGACCTGTTCCGGAAAATGAAAAAAATGCTTGATGGTACTAACAAAAAGCTCCCTCTCAGTACCCTTCAGGCTGTCAACCGGCACCTTGACTGGAGCAGGTTTGTGTCAGAATACGACGAGTTGTTTGAAAAAATCAAAAAGGACTATCCTCATCATCAGGGGGAGGGGTGA
- a CDS encoding bifunctional metallophosphatase/5'-nucleotidase, whose amino-acid sequence MAFFLSFAIASCDSSEPTAAEPGFELAPGDTIPLAVMATADVHGWVRSWDYYRNRKEPSYGLSKVATLVDSVRQVYPNNLLLDSGDWLQGNPFAEYFALQASEEDHFPFLTVVDHMGFDAVVLGNHEFNFGLDYLNRQIEMSETPVIGANIYRHSTDEPAYPPYVIREVAGVRVAVVGLTTPGSAVWDRPRVEGNLQFGDGKETAERFVRKVRDDEDADVVIILAHSGLDGDTSYERENLGEENFGRKVGEEIEGVDLLVLGHTHRTVEDMTLEGADGRSVGVIQPGRWASHLGVATMKLTRDEDGTVHVAGHTSQNHAVENVKEHPEIVSLTEEAHQRVVDYVTEPVAETGDEWSAEMARMQDTPIIDLIQAVQKEVTGAQLSAAAAFNTSVSFGPGEITRGDIALLYPFFNTLYKLEMTGKQLREFLEHTSQYYLTGTDEKGLPKVNRDWPGFNFDMISGLDYVLDLRRPAGERVTVMEYENEPVDDDQTFTVAVNSYRAEGGGGFDMLADAPVLEEIDRSVGDMILEYLIDKEQIGHDDVFEENWRLVY is encoded by the coding sequence TTGGCTTTTTTTCTGAGCTTTGCCATTGCCTCATGTGACAGCAGTGAGCCGACGGCGGCGGAACCGGGCTTTGAGCTGGCCCCAGGCGACACAATTCCGCTCGCAGTAATGGCAACTGCCGATGTACATGGCTGGGTCAGATCCTGGGACTATTACCGCAATCGGAAAGAGCCGTCATACGGGCTTTCAAAAGTGGCTACACTTGTTGATTCAGTCCGGCAGGTTTATCCGAATAACCTGCTGCTTGATTCGGGAGACTGGCTGCAGGGAAATCCTTTTGCCGAATATTTTGCGTTGCAGGCCTCTGAAGAGGATCATTTTCCCTTTCTGACGGTGGTTGACCACATGGGTTTTGATGCTGTGGTTCTGGGCAATCATGAATTCAATTTCGGTCTTGACTACCTGAACCGGCAAATTGAGATGTCGGAAACACCTGTCATCGGAGCCAATATCTACCGTCACAGCACCGATGAACCGGCATATCCTCCTTATGTCATCAGGGAGGTTGCAGGTGTCCGCGTTGCTGTTGTCGGCCTGACCACACCCGGTTCTGCAGTCTGGGACAGGCCCCGTGTTGAAGGAAATTTGCAGTTCGGGGACGGAAAAGAGACTGCAGAACGGTTTGTCAGAAAAGTCAGAGATGATGAAGATGCCGACGTGGTTATCATTCTGGCCCATTCGGGACTTGACGGTGATACCAGCTATGAGCGTGAAAATCTGGGCGAAGAAAACTTTGGCAGGAAAGTGGGAGAGGAAATAGAAGGAGTGGACCTGCTGGTACTCGGTCATACACATCGTACGGTTGAGGATATGACGCTGGAGGGTGCGGACGGGCGATCCGTGGGTGTTATTCAGCCCGGGCGATGGGCTTCGCATCTGGGTGTTGCAACGATGAAGCTGACGCGGGATGAGGATGGTACCGTACATGTGGCAGGTCATACATCTCAAAATCATGCGGTAGAAAATGTTAAAGAGCATCCTGAAATAGTTTCACTTACCGAAGAAGCACATCAGCGTGTGGTTGACTATGTCACTGAACCGGTTGCGGAAACCGGAGATGAGTGGTCCGCAGAAATGGCCAGAATGCAGGATACACCCATTATTGATCTTATTCAGGCCGTTCAGAAAGAAGTAACCGGAGCTCAGCTGTCGGCCGCCGCTGCATTCAATACATCCGTGTCATTCGGACCCGGAGAGATTACCAGGGGAGACATTGCACTGCTGTATCCCTTTTTCAATACACTTTACAAACTTGAAATGACGGGAAAACAGCTGCGCGAATTTCTGGAGCATACTTCGCAATACTATCTTACAGGAACGGATGAAAAAGGACTGCCGAAAGTAAACCGCGACTGGCCGGGATTCAATTTCGACATGATTTCAGGACTGGACTATGTCCTGGATCTGAGAAGGCCCGCAGGTGAGCGTGTGACCGTTATGGAATATGAAAATGAGCCGGTTGATGATGATCAGACGTTCACCGTTGCTGTCAACTCCTACCGTGCCGAAGGCGGTGGTGGGTTTGACATGCTTGCGGACGCACCTGTGCTGGAGGAAATTGACAGATCGGTGGGAGATATGATACTGGAGTACCTTATTGACAAGGAACAAATCGGTCATGATGATGTATTTGAGGAAAACTGGCGGCTCGTCTATTAA